GCCGGCTTGCCTTGGAGTCCTCCACGTTGCTTTTGCTGACAGCAGCGATCAGTTTTTCTTTGAATTCTAGGTTCAGCATCTATATCCCCCCTGTAAAGGTAAGCGTTTTCTCTTAGTATAAAAGAAAGCGGGCTCAGCCCGCTATGTAGATTCCTATATAAATAGGGCGGGAAACCCGCGTTTATTTTGGTTGTTTATCTAAAAGCATGACGGCAAGATAAAGAATGAGCGCATCATTGAGTCTGGAAGGATTCAGCCCGGTCAGATCTTCTATTTTTTTCATCCGGTAATGGAGCGTATTGATATGGACAGGTAAAGCTTCTGCTGTTTTTTTCAAAGAATGATTTTTCTCAAAAAGAACGGACAATGTTGTAAATAAATCACCCTCCGTTAATAGAGGGGAAATGGTGCGCTCAATGTATTCCGCTTTCGTTTTCAGACTGATTTCATTTAACAGCATTTCAATGGTTAAATCTTCATCAAAAACAATCCGCGCATCATGGGTGTTATGCGATTGGAGGGCCCGTTCTGCTTGCAGATAAGAGTCTGAGAGTCTGGAAGGGGGTACGGACTTTCCGGCTCCGATTAAAACATGGGCCCTGAATTCTTCTTCTAGAAATTGGTGAAAGGATTGTATTCTTCCTTTAGTATAGGAGATGTCCCCTGAATGAAAAATCATCACGATCCGGTTGTTTCCCCATTGCACAAAAAGATCTTCGGGATGGCTGTTTTGCCAGGTTTGAATGACGGAGGATATGCCTTTGTAATGAAGACCTTCATCGGGAATAACCGCTATGGCTGCCAATCGCTGCATGGTTAAGTTGATATTCAGAAGCCGGGCCCGGTTCGTGAAAGCAGAAGTCCATTCCTTCAGCTGAATCCAGTCGAATACAAAGGCTTCCCGAGTCCGGGCTTCCCAGTTTAACTGTTCTGTATAGTAGCTTTCGTTGACAAGAAGCTCGGTCATTTTCCGGATAACTTCTCCGAAGGGGGATATTTCATCCGGTATCCCGGTAATGCCGATTACGCCGGCTACCTCTCCCTGAAAAAATACAGGGAGATTAATCCCGGCTTTTACACCGGCTAGAGTCTGTTCATCCTTTTTGGAAATGATGACCTTGCGCTTTTCGCCTGAAGCGATTTTCGCCCCTTCATGAAATTTTCCCACCCGGGTGTCATCAGTGCTTGCGATAATCGTTCCTTCAGGAGTTACAACGATC
The Metabacillus sp. FJAT-52054 genome window above contains:
- a CDS encoding sugar diacid recognition domain-containing protein, whose amino-acid sequence is MLLPALAAKIVDEVKKVIKEDVIVVTPEGTIIASTDDTRVGKFHEGAKIASGEKRKVIISKKDEQTLAGVKAGINLPVFFQGEVAGVIGITGIPDEISPFGEVIRKMTELLVNESYYTEQLNWEARTREAFVFDWIQLKEWTSAFTNRARLLNINLTMQRLAAIAVIPDEGLHYKGISSVIQTWQNSHPEDLFVQWGNNRIVMIFHSGDISYTKGRIQSFHQFLEEEFRAHVLIGAGKSVPPSRLSDSYLQAERALQSHNTHDARIVFDEDLTIEMLLNEISLKTKAEYIERTISPLLTEGDLFTTLSVLFEKNHSLKKTAEALPVHINTLHYRMKKIEDLTGLNPSRLNDALILYLAVMLLDKQPK